Proteins encoded in a region of the Aythya fuligula isolate bAytFul2 chromosome 13, bAytFul2.pri, whole genome shotgun sequence genome:
- the LOC116494450 gene encoding endothelin receptor type B-like: protein MSIPRAPRASFASQSSMASIPTPTTLAILLTCLFSGACSQTPGVFPESTVPFEVLSQEQAYSLLQPSLLQDTRLPNRSESLPRSSGSEPPLLPVCMKPADIRHIFKYINTIVSCTIFIVGIIGNSTLLRIIYKNKCMRNGPNVLIASLALGDLLYILIALPINVYKLLAKDWPFGVQVCKLVPFIQKASVGITVLSLCALSIDRYRAVASWSRIQGIGIPMWKAVEVTLIWAVAIVLAVPEAIAFDMVELNYWDRDLWVCMLASEQKSSFMMFYRDVKDWWLFGFYFCLPLVCTGIFYTLMSCEMLSKRNGMRIALNDHMKRRREVAKTVFCLVVIFALCWLPLHLSRILKKTIYDQTDPNRCELLSFLLVMDYFGINMASLNSCINPVALYFVSRKFKNCFQSCLCCWCQRPALSITPTDEKGSVGKWKANGQELGLDRSSSRLSNKYSSS from the exons ATGAGCATCCCAAGGGCTCCCAGGGCCAGCTTTGCCTCTCAGTCCTCCATGGCGAGCATCCCAACTCCCACCACTCTCGCCATTCTCCTGACCTGCCTCTTCTCCGGGGCATGCAGCCAGACCCCGGGGGTTTTCCCGGAGAGCACCGTCCCCTTCGAGGTGctcagccaggagcaggcaTACAGCCTGCTCCAGCCAAGCCTGCTGCAGGACACCAGGCTGCCCAACCGCTCCGAGAGCCTCCCCCGAAGCAGCGGCTCTGAGCCACCCCTGCTGCCCGTGTGCATGAAGCCCGCGGATATCAGGCACATCTTCAAGTACATCAACACCATCGTGTCCTGCACCATCTTCATAGTGGGGATCATCGGCAACTCCACGCTCCTCCGGATCATTTACAAGAACAAGTGCATGAGGAACGGGCCCAACGTCCTCATCGCTAGCCTGGCGCTCGGAGACCTCCTCTACATCCTCATTGCTCTGCCCATCAACGTGTACAAG ctcctggccAAGGACTGGCCTTTCGGCGTGCAGGTGTGCAAGCTGGTCCCCTTCATCCAGAAGGCGTCGGTGGGCATCACGGTGCTCAGCCTTTGTGCTCTCAGCATCGACAG GTACCGAGCAGTGGCCTCCTGGAGTCGGATCCAGGGGATAGGGATCCCCATGTGGAAGGCAGTGGAGGTGACGCTGATCTGGGCAGTGGCCATCGTGCTGGCAGTCCCCGAAGCCATAGCCTTTGACATGGTAGAGCTCAACTACTGGGACCGAGACCTGTGGGTGTGCATGCTCGCCTCCGAGCAGAAATCCAGCTTCATGATG TTCTATCGTGACGTGAAGGACTGGTGGCTTTTCGGCTTCTATTTCTGCCTGCCCCTGGTATGCACCGGCATCTTCTACACCCTCATGTCGTGCGAAATGTTGAGCAAGAGAAACGGCATGAGAATCGCTCTGAACGACCACATGAAACGG CGCCGGGAGGTGGCCAAGACCGTGTTCTGCCTGGTGGTGATCTTTGCGCTCTGCTGGCTGCCGCTCCACCTCAGCCGCATCCTCAAGAAGACCATCTACGACCAGACGGACCCCAACAGATGCGAACTGCTCAG TTTCCTTCTCGTGATGGATTATTTCGGGATCAACATGGCCTCCCTCAACTCCTGCATCAACCCCGTGGCTCTCTACTTCGTCAGCCGAAAATTCAAGAACTGCTTCCAG tcctgcctgtgctgctggtgccagagACCCGCTCTGAGCATCACGCCGACGGATGAGAAGGGCTCCGTGGGCAAGTGGAAAGCCAACGGGCAGGAGCTTGGCTTGGACCGGAGCAGCTCCCGCTTGAGCAACAAGTACAGCTCTTCCTAA